CGAAGCCTTCCAGCGCGTACAGGATGCTCAGGGCCTCGCCCGAGCCCACGCCGACCAGGGTGACGCCGGGCGCCACGCCGCGCCGGACCCGTGCCGAGCCCTCGGAGGCCGCCCCGCTGCCGCCGATGGTGCTGGCGACGTGGGTGCCGTGGCCGGAGGAGGTGTCGCTGTTGGGCGTGTCCACGTACAGGTAGCCGCCCACGCCCACGTCGGTGACCGGGCCGACCAGCTTCACGTTCTTGGCGACGTTCTTGAGGTCGGGGTGCGTGCCGTCGATGCCCGAGTCCAGCACCGCCACGCCCACGCCCTTGCCCGTCACCCCGTAGGTGCTGCGCGCCACGTCCGCCCCGATGAACTTCACGCTCTCGGCGAGCTTGTACTGGAGGGGCGCGTCCTGGTAGATCGAGACCAGGCCGGGGAGGTTCGCCTTGAGCTTGGCGATCAGGTCCTGGGTCACCAGCGTCTTCACGGCGGCCACCGGCAGGTTCTGGAGCGCGCCCAGCCCCTTGCCGGGGTCGACCGGCAGGTTGGAGTCCATCCAGGTGATCGCGCGGCCCTTGCTGGTGTCGTCCGCGAAGGAGAGGATCAGCGTGCCGACCTGGCCGTAGCGCATGGTGCTGTCCACCTGCACGCCGCTGGGCGCCGTCGCGTAGAGCGCCTGGCACTCGGTCAGGGTGGTGGCCTGGGCGCTGAGCGCGGAGCCGGAGGCGGCGGTGTTGTTCGAGGCGGAGGGCTGGGGCGTGCTCTGCCCGCAGGCGGCGAGAAGGACGGACAGGCTCAGGATGGCGGGGGTCGTGTTCTTCATCGGGGGCTCCTCCGGTGTTGGGGCTTTGAGTGAGTTCATTCCACCAAAGGGTCCTCAAAAAAAACACAAAGCCCTCTCAATTTCTGAGCCCTCACGGGGAGGGTGAAGGTTTTTTCTATACTCGGCTCATGAACAACCTGCCTGGGCGTCTGCGCCCGCGGCTGGAGGCGGCGCCGGGCCGGGTGATCGCCCCCGTGGACGTGGGGGCGGGCCAGGAGGCGCTGCTGGCTTGGGCGCGGGAGCGGGACTTGCCCGCCTTGCGCGAGCCCCCACCCGAGGGCCTGGAGACCTGGCTGTGGTGGCCCCGCACCCGGGGGGAGGTGGCGCGCTGGGGCCAGTCGCGGCCCGAGGGGGCCTTTCCCCTAATCCTGACGGGGGCGGACATGCTCTACAGCGAGGGGGAGTGGCACCGGACCCTGGCCCCGCACGAGCGCTGGGCCGCCGCCACCTACGCCCTGAGCGGGGGCTGGCCCGCCGCCCTGCCGCTCGCCCGGGCCCTGGCCGAGGGGGGCGCTCCCGAGGAGGAGGAGTGGTACCGGCACCCCTTGGTCGCGGCGGGGCTGGCCCCCCTGCTGCCCCCGGACGACCTGCTCCCCGCCTACCGCACCCTGGCCCTCACGCCGCTCGTGACCCCGGAGGTCTCGGCGGCTCTGAGCGTCGCGCCGGAGACGGTCGAGGCGCTGGCGGACGGTGGCTGGCTGTGGGCCGCGCCGGGGGGCTGGAGGATTCCCGGGCCGCTGCGCCGTCACCTCTGCCCGCTGCCGGGGGGGGAGGCGGCGCGGGCGGTCGCGGGCCTGCTCCACCGATCGGGTCACACGGAGGGCGCCCTGAGCCTGCTGCGCGAGGCCGCCGCCTGGGAGGAGCACCTCACCCTGCTCGCGGGGCACCTGCGGGCGGGGGCGGGAACGGGGACGCTGCGCGCCAGCCTGCGGGCGCTGCCGCCGTACTGGCGGGAACAGCCCACCGCGCTCTACCTCGCCGGGCTGCTCGCGCGGGCGTCCGGGGACCTCGCGCGCGCCGAGGAGCTGTACTCCCGGGCGCTGCCGGGCCTGGCCCCCGCCCTCCAGCCCCTGGCGCACAACGCGCGGGGGGTCGTTCGGGCGGTGAGCGGCAACCCGCCGGGCGCCCTGGAGGATTTCGGGGCGGCCGCCCGGGCCGGGGGCCTGACGGGGGGTGAGGCGGCGCACAACCGCGCGACCCTGCTCGTGCAGCTTGGCCGCCACGCCGAGGCCGAGCGCAGCCTGGACGAGGCCGTCGCCGCCTTCCGCGAGGCGGGCGACCTGCGCCGCGAGGCCCGCAGCCTGGAGACGTTGGGCGGCCTCCAGTTCGGGCGCGGCCTCCTCCAGCAGGCGCTGGCCCCCTACGGCCAGGTGCTGCGCCTGCTGGAGGACGAACACCCCGAGGAGACGGCCCTCACCCACGTCAACCTCGCCGAGGTCCACGCGCTGCTGGGCGACGGGGCGCAGGCCCGGACCCACCTGGAGCAGGCGCGGCTCCTCGCCGAGCGGTCCTCGCTGCCGGAGGTCGCGGGCTGGGTGACGCGGGTGCAGGCCCTGCTCGCCCTGCACTCGGGCGTGCCGGGGCGGGCACGCGACCTGCTGGAGGCCGTGGACTCCGCCGACCGCAGCCTGCACGCGGAGACCCGGCTGCTCCTCGCCCGCGCCTACCGCGAACTCGGCGAGCCCGACCCGGCCCGGGGCGCCCTGGAGGAGGCCCGCACCCTGGGCCTGCGCGCCAACCTGGAGGCGGCCCTCCAGGGGGACGGCGACCTGGGCGCGGTCGTGGAGGAGGCCCGGCGGGAGGACGCCCGGCTGGAACTCGCCACCGCCCTGCTGCACCGGGGGGAGCCGGAAGACCTGGGGGAGGCGCTGGACCTGATCCGCACCCACGGCTACCGCGCGCTGCTGGGCAGTTCCGCCGCGCATCGCCTCGTCGCCCACGTGCAGGACGACGCCTCGCGGGCGCTGTTTCCCCTGGTGCTGCGGGTGCTGGGGCCGCTGCGGCTCACCCACGCGGGGCGCACCTGGCGCGCGGGGGATTTCCCGACCCGCAAGAGCGCGGCGCTGCTGGTGGCGCTCGCCCTCTCGGGCCGCTCGCAACCGCGCGAGGCGCTCGCCGAACGCTTCTGGCCGGACGCCAAGAACCCTCTCGCCAGCCTGCAGACGGCGGTGTACCACCTGCGGAGCACCTTCGGGGTGAACCTGATCAGCTCGGCGCGGGGGCGCCTGACCCTCGCCTTTCCGGTCCAGAGCGACCTGGCCGACCTGCAAGACGCCCTGATGAGCCGGGACGTGGGGCGCCTGGCGACCCTGATCCGCCAGGAGGCCGGACCCCCGGACGCGCTGCCCGACCTCGCCAGCGAGCTGCACGAGGAGCGCGAACTCGCCGAGAGACTGCTGCACGACGCCCTCCAGGTTTACGCTGACGCCCAGCCCGAGGGCAGCCTGGAGCGGCGCGACGCCCTGCGGACCCTCATCACCGCCGACCCCCTGAACATTGAGGCCCGGGCGCAACTGGTGGACTGGCACCTCGGGCAGGGCGACGCCGAGAGCGCCGGGCAGGAACGCGCCCGTATGAACGACATCCTGAAGGAACTCGACCTGGGCTAGGGCGCGGGCCGACCGGCTGGCTACAGCCCGGCTACAGAACTCCCGCTTTCAACCCCTCGGCCTCTCTTCCTCAAAGGAAAACCCCCGTCACAGACGGGGAATCTCTGGCGCACCCTGTAGGACTCGAACCTACGACCGACCGCTTAGAAGGCGGTTGCTCTATCCAACTGAGCTAAGGGTGCAAAACGAAAGGGCCCCCGGGTGGAGGCCGTGTGGAGCGGGATCACGGATTCGAACCGAGGCCAGAAGCTTGGAAGGCTGCTGTGCTACCACTACACCAATCCCGCGATGCTCCGCGCGAAGCTGTGTTTGGTCGAGGCGACTGGATTCGAACCAGCGACCCCTTGGTCCCAAACCAAGTGCGCTACCGGCCTGCGCTACGCCTCGTCCACGGCCCGCGCAGGGAGAATGATAGCAAAGACTTGAGCGGTGTGTGTTCCCCTGCGGGCGTATCCTGCCAGGGTGAGTGCGGCGGCGCGGCTGAAGACGTATCTGGACCTGGTGAAGTTCGAGCACACGGTGTTCGCGCTTCCCTTCGCCTACGCCGGGATGCTGCTGGCGAGCCTGCAGGTGAACGGCACCGGCTGGCCCGGCTGGCCGACCCTGGTGTGGGTCACGGTGGCGATGGCAGCGGCCAGGACGGCGGCGATGGGGGCCAACCGGGTCATCGACCGCTTCATTGACGCCCGCAACCCGCGCACGGCGGGGCGCGAGGTGCCCAGCGGCAAGGTCAGTCCCGCGCAGGCCTGGGGGCTGGTGATCGTCAGCCTGGCGGTTCTGGCGGTCGCCGCGGCGCAACTCAATCCCCTTTGCCTGGCGCTGATGCCGCTCGCCGTGGCCTTTCTGATCGGCTACCCCTACACCAAACGCTTCACCTGGCTGTGCCACGCCTGGCTGGGCGTGACCGACGGGGCCGCCGCCGCGGGCGGGTGGATCGCGGTGTCGGGTCACTTCGCTCCCGGGGCCTGGCTGCTGTGGGCCGTGGTGATCTTCTGGATGATCGGCCTGGACGTGATCTACGCGACCCTCGACCATGATTTCGACCGGGCCAACGGCATCCAGAGCATCCCGGCGCGGTTCGGGATCGCCCGCGCGCTGCGGATTGCGGCGGCGAGTCACGCCCTCACCTTCGTGTTGCTGCTCGCGGTCGGGGTGGCGACCGGGGCGAGCCCGTGGTACTACCTGGCGGCCCTGGCGATGGGCGGCATCCTCCTCTACGAACACCGCATCGTGAATCCGCGGGACCTGGCGCGGGTGAACGTGGCCTTTTTCGACGCGAACATGTGGCTGGCCCTCACCATGCTCGCCGGGGTCGTGGTGGATGTCACGTGGCGGACGCTGACCTGAGGGCGCTCGTCCCCCGCGCGGCGGCGGAGTCTTTCGCCGAGGGGGACGAGTGGCTGGCCCTCACGCTGCTGCGCCGGGCGCGGGACGGGGAGGCCCCGGGCTCGGTGGGCTGGGCGGTGCTGGAACGGCTGATCGGCCTGGTCCTGATCCACCTGCTGCGCGAGGTGGAGGGCACCTTCGCGCTGGAACGCGCCGACCCCGTGCTCGACGCGGCGGGTGTTCCCCGGCCCACGCTGACCTGGCTGGAGGAGCCCCCGGGCGGCGGGGGCCGCTAGAATCTCCCCGATGCGGGCCGTGCGACGGGGGAGTTCATGACGCTGGAGAGTTCCGAGACCGAGTTTGCCTCGCGGTATGAGGCGTTCGCGGCCCAGGGCCTGCTGTACCCGCAGCGCGAGGGCAGCCCCCTGCTGGAGTTCTCCACGGGGGGGCGAGTGCTCTACCTCTTCGACCGCAGCGGTCCCTACGCGGGCCGCCCGGGACCCGCCCGGGTGGTGGTCCACGGGCTGCTCGACCTGCCGGGAACCCGCGTGCTTTCCCCTGAGGAGACCGCCACGACCCGCGAGAACCTCACGGTGGTCGGTGTCTCCGGGGTGGAGGGCGCCGGCGAGGTGCTGGACGTGACCCGGCGCGTATGGGTGGTCCGGGCGCGCGTGCCCCTGGTCCTGGCCGCCTTCGAGCCGCTCCCCCCGGTCCGGCCCGGCGACTGGGTGGCCTTTCGCACCCTGCCGCCGCTCCACGGCTTCCTGGTCTGAGGGGCTGCGAACGCCCGCTGCCCGGGGGCGCCGTCCCGGCGGAGGGAGGGCCGCCGGTGTTAGACAGCCCCACCCCTACACCCCCAGGATGTGAGAGTCATGGACTTTACCTGAGCAAAAGGTTGAGGCATAGTGGGGGTGTTCCCCCCATGCCTGACCTGCTCCTGCCCCTGCCCAGCCCACGAAGTGGCCATCAGGCGGCCTGCCTGGTGATGGTGGACCTGGTGGGCAGCACGCGGCTCGCCCATGAGCTGGCGCTGGAACACTACGCCGCCCTGATGGGCGAGTTCGTGCAGGTCCTCATCCTGAGCTTCGAGGCACGGGGCGGCCAGGTGCTGCAACACCAGGGGGACGCCGTGGTGGCCCTCTGGCCCGCCGAGCGCACGCCGGCGGGGGTGGCGGCGGCCCTGGAGGCGCACGAGCGCGCCGCGCGGCTGGGGCTCGCCGAGGTGCTGGGGGTGCAGCTCCAGGTCCGGGCCGGGGTGGCGCTCGGACCCGTGGTGACCGGCCCGGTGGGGGGCCAGCCCAGCGCCTACGGCCTGCCGGTCAATTACGCCCGGCGCCTGTGCGACGCCGCCGAGCCCGGTGAGACGCTTGTGTGCGCCGCGGTGGTGGCGCAGGGGAGCGCGCCGGGCGTCCCGGTGGACCGTCCCCTCCCTCCCCTGCGGGGTTTCGGTGCGCACTGCCGGGCCTACCAGGTCGCCCCCGTGGCCGCCCGTGTGACGGAGCGCATAAAAGCCGGTTAAGGGGGCGGGCGGCCTTCTCATGAGAACGGTCCATAGACTGGCCCTATGGAACGCAAACCCCTGGTTCTCGTCATTGAGGATGAAAAAGACATTGCCCGCTTTATTGAACTGGAACTCGCCGCCGAGGGGTACGCCACCGAGGTCGCCTTTGACGGCGTGACCGGCCTGAGCAAGTTCCGCGAGGTGAACCCCGACCTGGTCATCCTCGACCTGATGCTGCCCGTGCTCGACGGCCTGGAGGTCGCCCGGCGCATCCGCAAGACGAGCAACACACCCATCATCATCCTGACCGCCAAGGACGGCATCCAGGACAAGGTGGAGGGGCTGGACTCGGGGGCCGACGACTACCTGATCAAGCCCTTTTCTATCGAGGAACTTCTCGCGCGGGTCCGGGCCCACCTGCGCCGGGTGAATCCGGCCGTGACGGGCGAGGTGCGGGTGGCCGACCTGGTGATGAACCTCGACGGGCGCGAGATTTTCCGGGGCGGGCGCCGGGTCGAACTCAGCGCCAAGGAGTTCGAGCTGCTGGAACTGCTCGCGCGCAACCCCGGCAAGGTTTTTTCCCGCTTCGAGATCGAGGAGAAGGTCTGGCCGGAGTACACCGGGGGCAGCAACGTCGTGGACGTGTATATCGGCTACCTGCGGCGCAAGCTGGAGGAGGGCGGCGAGCGGCGGCTGATCCACACCGTGCGCGGCGTCGGCTACGTCCTGCGCGAGGAATAAAGCCGGGCCCAGGGCGCTAGACTGCCGGGCGTGACCCGCCCTCCCGCCACGCCGTTCGGGGGCCGCCCGTGACCCTGCGCTGGCGGCTCACGCTGTTTTACACGGCGCTGCTGGCGGTGCTGCTCACGGTGGTGGGGCTCGCCGCGCTGGCGATGATGCGGACGAGCCTCATCAACAGCCTCAACCGCGACCTTCAGGACACCTACCGCACCTTCACCAACCTGAGCCGGACGCTCGCGCTGGGCGACCCGGGCACCGCCAAGGAGCGCGACGAGCAGGGCCTGCTGCCGCGTGCCCGCTACCTGTTTCCCGACTACGCCATCCAGATCGAGAAGCTCTCGGTGTACGAGAACGCCGCGGCCCTCGCCGCCGCGCTGGAGGAGGCGCGGGACCCGGCGAGCCGAAATCAACTGTTCGCCATCCTCCGCACCCTGGGGGACAGCACCCGCCTCCCGCCCATCGGGCTGAGCAGTGACGTTCCCCTGCGGCTGAGTGAGGAGGAACTGACGAACCTGATCACCTCGCCCGGCGGGCAGATCTTCGTGCAGCGTGACGTGAAGGACCCGTACAGCGGGGAGAAAAACCCCTACCGCTTCCTGGTGAAGCTGGGTCCGGTGCAGCTCGACCCGCCGGTGTTCGGCCTGGCCCGCCCCTCCTTCGCCCTCACCTTCGTGGGCCGCAGCCTGGAAGGCCCCTCCTACACCCTGGCGCAGCTTCAGCGGGTGATCCTGCTGCTGTTCCTGGCGGGGCTGGGCACGGCGGGGGTGGGGGCCTACCTGCTCGCCGGGCAGGCGCTGCGGCCCCTGCGGCAGGTCCGCAAGGCGGCGGAGCGCATCGGGGGGCAGAACCTGGGCGAGCGCGTGCCGGAGCCGCAGACGGGGGACGAGGTGCAGGCCCTCGCGCACGCGCTCAACGCGATGCTGGGCCGCCTGGAGGCGAGCTTCGAGGCCCAGCGCAGATTTACGAGTGATGCCAGCCACGAACTCCGCACCCCGGTCACGGCGATCAGCGGGCACGCGAGCTACCTGCTGCGCCGCACCGACCCGTCCGGGCAGCAGCGCGAGAGCCTCAACATCATCCGCAGCGAGTCCGAGCGGCTGACCAACCTGATCGCCAGCCTGCTCGAACTCGCCCGCTCGGACAGCGGCGCCCTGCCCCTGACGCGCCAGCCCATCCTGTCACGGCTCTTCCTGGGCGAGGTGGCCCGCGAACTCGCCCCGCTGGCCCAGGCCCAGGGCACCCACCTCAGCGCGGACGGCGAGGACGTGACCTTTGAGGGTGACCCCGACCGCCTCAAGCAGGTCGTCATCAACCTCGTGGGCAATGCCCTCAAGGCCGGGGCGAAGAACGTCCACCTGACCAGTCGCGCCGAGGAGGGGGGCAAGGAGGTCCGCCTGAGCGTGCAGGACGACGGCCCCGGCATTCCCCCCGAGCACCTGGGGCGGCTCTTCGACCGCTTCTACCGGGTTGAGGACAGCCGCAGCCGCGACCAGGGCGGCGCGGGCCTGGGCCTGAGCATCGCCAAGGGAATCGTGGACGCGCACGGCGGGCGCATCTGGCTGGAGAGCGAGGTCGGGAAGGGAACGACGGCGCACGTGCAACTGCCGGTGGGCAACCCGCCGGAGCTGGACGAGGACGACGTGCCGTAGCCTGACGGCACCTCCCCTGAAAGGGTGAGGGTGGAGGAGATATGGGCCGGTTTGTCGAAGACCTTGACCTCAGTACGTTCTGGGACGACCACGACTATTACGCCCGGGAATACACGGACGATCCGCTCACCCCGGAAAAAATCGAGTGGGTAGAGCGGACGCTGGGGTACAGGCTGCCGCCGTCGTACCTGGAGTTGATGAGCTATCGCAACGGCGGCGCGCCCGTCAAGAACTGCCACCGCACGGCTTCGGCAACCTCCTGGGCAGAAGACCACGTGGCGATGACGGGCTTTCTGTCCATCGGGAAGGCCAAGCCCTCCTCGTTGTGCGGTGAGGTGGGAAGCCGCTTCATGATCGAGGAGTGGGGCTATCCGCCCATCGGCATCTACTTCGCCGACTGTCCCTCGGCTGGCCACGACATGCTCTGCCTCGACTACCGGGCGTGCGGGCCTGAGGGCGAGCCCAGCGTGGTCCACGTGGATCAGGAGGGCGGCTACGTGATCACCCCTGTAGCGGACACCTTCGAGGCGTTCATCCGTGGGCTGGAGTCCGAGGAGGCTTTTTCGCCCTGACGCCCTACCCCAGCATCAGCGCGTTCAGCTCCTCCATCAACGCCTCGCCTTCCCCGGTGGTGCGGGCGACCAGGAAGATGGTGTCCTCCCCGGCGATGGTGCCCACGATGTCGTCGCGGCGCAACCGGTCGAGGAGCAGCGCCACCCCGGTCGCGTGGCCGTCGGCGGTGCGGATCACCAGGATGTTCTCGCCGCGGTCCACGTCGCGCACGAAGTTCTGGAAGAGGCGGCCCAGCTCCTCCTCCACGTCGCTGTGCCCCGCGACCTGCGCGAGGGCGTAGCGGTGACGGCCCTTGCCGATGGGCAGGCGCACCAGCCGCAGTTCGTTGATGTCGCGGCTGACGGTCGCCTGCGTGACCTGCACGCCCTCGGCGCGCAAACGCTCAACAAGTTCGGACTGGGTGGAGATAGAGTCGCGGGCGATGATGTCCTGAATGCGCTTCTGACGTTGTTCCTTGCTGAGCATCGCCGCCATACTATGTATATACGTTGAATAATTCAATGAGTGGGGCACGGTTGATGGCCGTGCCAGGGCTTCAGCCCCCCGTTCGCATTCCCCGGCGTTCTGCATAGAGGCGCGCGGCCTCGTCCAGCAGTCTCCGGGCTACCTCTCGTTTGCTGAGGCGGGGCCAGTCCTCGCTCGATCCGTCGGGGCGTACCAGCGTTACCTCGTTGTCGTCGCCGCCGAACGCGGTGCCCTCGCGGGTGGGGTAATTGAGCAGGATGAAGTCGGCGTTCTTGCGCCGCGCCTTGAGGGCCGCGCGTTCCACGCCCGCGTGCGTCTCCATGGCGAAGCCGACGAGGACCCGCTCGCCCTTCTGCGCCCCCAGTTCGGCCAGGATGTCCGGGTTGGGCGTGAGGTGGATCGTCACGTCGCCCGCCACCTTCGCCTGCTTCTCGTCCGAACGCTGGGCCGCCCGGTAGTCGGCGACTGCCGCCGTCATCACGACCACGTCCGCGTCCCGGGCTGCCCCTACGACCGCGTCCCGCAGATCGAGCGCCGTCTCGATGCGGACGACCTCCACGCCGGGCGGGTCGGGGAGGTTCACCGGGCCGGTCACCAGCGTCACGTCCGCGCCCCGGTCCCGCGCCTCCCCGGCGACCGCGAAGCCCATCTTGCCGCTGCTGGGGTTGCTGATGAAGCGCACCGGGTCGAGGTACTCGCGGGTCGGCCCGGCGGAGACGACGACCTTCACGCCCTCCAGGTCGCGCGGTGACGGGGTGAGGAGGGCCAGGGCCGCCGCCGCGATGTCCTCCGGCTCGGCCATACGGCCCAGCCCCCGGCCCTCACCCCGTGAGCCGAAGGCGCCGACCTCCGGCCCCAGGAAGGTGTGGCCCCAGCCGCGCAGCGTCCCGGCGTTCGCCTGCACCGCCGGGTGGAGCCACATCCGCTCGTTCATGGCGGGGACCCACAGCACCGGCCCCTGAACGCTGAGCAGCGTCGCCGAGGCGAGGTCGGGGGCGTGCCCGCCCGCCGCCCGTGCGAGGAGGTCGGCCGAGGCGCCCACGATCACCACGGCGTCCGCCCGCGCCAGGGTGAGGTGCTGGGCGTCGGGGCGGGCCTCGAACCATGTCTCGTCAGTCGCCACGTCCCCGTCGGCCGCCGTCGCCAGGCTGAGTTCGGTGACGAAGGCGAGCGCGGCCCGCGTGGCGATCACCGCGACCCGCGCGCCCCGCTCGCGCAGTCGCCGCAGCACCGAGGGGGCCTTCACGGCGGCCATGCTGCCCCCCACGATGACGAGGACGGTGGGGGCGGCGGGGAGGGGAGGGGCAGGCGTACTCACAGAATTGCTCCGAGGATGCCCCGGTTTTCAAACCGGGGAGGAACCGGAGCGCCGCCGAAGGTGGCGACGCTCTTTGTCTCGCTGAAGCTGTGTGCTACCAATTGTTCATGCACAGGGCGGAAACGGTCATTCTCAAACTGACCGCCCCCACTGCGAACAAACGGGCGTGGCTGGTTGAGACCGCTCAGGCGTTCCGAGACGGGGTGGGCATGGTCTTGGGCGTGGCTGAATCCGAAAACACCAGCAGCCGGGCCAAACTCCACAACGCCTGTTACGCCGCCATCCGGGAGAAAACTGGCCTGCCCAGCGACTACGCCCGCATGGTGGTCAACGCGGGAGTTGCGCTGGCCCGCTCCTACTGGGGCCTGCGAAAAGGCAAGCGCCGCGCCGGCTTCCCGAAGGTGGGGAAGTCTCAGGGCATCGGGCTGGGCGTCAACGCCTACGCCATCCTGAAGCGCGGCGAGCGGTTCTTCCTGCGGGCGTCCACGGGGAAGCGCGGGCAGTACAAATGGCTGCCGCTGTCGGTTCCTGTGCATCTGGCCTCCAAACTCCAGTTCGTTCATGGCGATGCCAAACTGTTCCAGCGCGGGGCAGATTGGTACGTCATGCTTCCGCTTCGCCTCCCCCACACGCCAGCCGTCCGTGACGGTGGACCTACGGTTCTGGGCGTGGACTTGGGCGTCGTGAAGCTGATGACGGTGCTGACACCGGACGGCGTGAGGATTTGGAATGGCCTGCCTGTGCGCCATCGCCGGGAGAGATTCGCCGCTGTTCGTCGCCGCCTCCAGAAGCACCGCCGCACCGACCGCGTGTTGAGGCAGGGTGGGCGTGAGCGCCGCTGGATGCACGACCTGAACCACAAGCTCAGCCGGGAACTCGTTGACCTTGCCCGCTTCTACCCGAACGCGGTCATCGCCTTTGAGCAACTGGACGGGATTCGTGACCGGGTGCGCGGCAGCAAGAAGTTCAACCGGATGATGAGTAGCTGGACGTTCCGCGACCTCGTGGACAAGGTGCGTTACAAGGCGGAAGCGGCTGGTGTGGAGGTGGTCTTTGTTGACCCCCGCAAGACTTCCCAGACCTGCCACCGCTGCGGACACGCCACACGGAGCAACCGGGCGTCTCAGGCTGAGTTCCGATGTGTGAACTGCGGGTTCAGGACGAATGCCGACTGGAACGCGGCCACCAACATCGCTGCTGCCCCTGTGTGCCTTGCAGCAGGGGCCGACTGACACGGCCCGACCCTCTTCGGAGGGTCAGGAGCAGTCCTCGTTGGCTGCTCTGGATGGGGTAAAGGGATGTGGCTTGCTGCATTCAGACCCTAACCTTTCAAGCCCCGCGTAGGGGAACCCCCGGCCGAAAGTCCGGGGAGGATGTCAGGGTCCAAGTATCCCGGAAATCGGCGGGTCAGGCTCGGCTACCGGGTCTCCGGGCGGTAAACTCCCCGCATGACCACAGCTCTGAACGCCGCCGAGCGCGTACTCGCCGTGCCCGAGGACCAGACCCGCTGGGAGACGTTCGCGCCGCGCTACCGGGCGTTGCAGGAGGCCGACCTGACGGCGGACGCCGTGCCCGCCTGGCTCGCGCAGTGG
This genomic interval from Deinococcus aerius contains the following:
- a CDS encoding RNA-guided endonuclease InsQ/TnpB family protein, translated to MAESENTSSRAKLHNACYAAIREKTGLPSDYARMVVNAGVALARSYWGLRKGKRRAGFPKVGKSQGIGLGVNAYAILKRGERFFLRASTGKRGQYKWLPLSVPVHLASKLQFVHGDAKLFQRGADWYVMLPLRLPHTPAVRDGGPTVLGVDLGVVKLMTVLTPDGVRIWNGLPVRHRRERFAAVRRRLQKHRRTDRVLRQGGRERRWMHDLNHKLSRELVDLARFYPNAVIAFEQLDGIRDRVRGSKKFNRMMSSWTFRDLVDKVRYKAEAAGVEVVFVDPRKTSQTCHRCGHATRSNRASQAEFRCVNCGFRTNADWNAATNIAAAPVCLAAGAD